From the genome of Anopheles moucheti chromosome 3, idAnoMoucSN_F20_07, whole genome shotgun sequence, one region includes:
- the LOC128305199 gene encoding RNA polymerase II elongation factor Ell isoform X2, which produces MAALCAGSYGLSQQGSLNDENKELIFVKLTDSALRAIEEFQRNQAKLGTSHNPSIQFLQNGQGFLSFPSGGNNVQKFNFSITDIDTGSIECIQQAQGQLQNMGHIPHKMRIHANDDVYETTRHRLAAAEENQKNKCTREIKPNQTDIGRKVKLKNPAIRNIPSSNAAIVNKRDSIYSNNTVNKSSSVAASQLSSNNSVNNYNNLATSPKLVKANGLHQSSQQQQPPQQQQQPQQQQQQQPLLQQNNQSQQPTQLLPVQPKPGYQHTVHDPPHTQQQQKLSENGNVQNRVANGRKTANADYMKCNIKERLIHMLALKPYKRPELVVKLQQDGVRKEEMKCTQQILKTISSSRDGVLILHRNIWNEVQDDWPFYSEQDRQAVKRRRPQNLTPPLSSDGGSSTSGQSPSSTHNGNSPQSGTKRTVLAGSEEIGSTPTSKKQRISHYKKDTNSDHTRPNLTPNAQETEDGVSLSYSLVSNDVAKRIESSVCETEAEREPFDTGYLDGAQQMNGGGEDDFVNQFTRITSVEQRRRYKTEFDNEYKEYRRLHEVLENASRKFAQYEDDLLHEPKDTQRYKEIQMKILKEYEKSIKNVKFQQDKERFNYLHKKLSHIKLLVRDYDTSLTNGSGRPQENY; this is translated from the exons GCAAAATTAGGTACTTCCCACAACCCATCGATACAGTTTCTGCAGAATGGGCAAGGCTTTCTATCGTTTCCTTCCGGCGGCAACAATGTGCAGAAGTTTAACTTCTCCATTACCGACATCGACACCGGTTCGATTGAGTGCATTCAGCAGGCCCAGGGCCAGCTACAAAATATGGGCCATATTCCACACAAAATGCGGATACACGCGAACGACGATGTGTACGAAACGACGAGGCATCGACTGGCGGCCGCCGAAGAAAATCAAAAGAACAAATG CACTAGGGAAATCAAACCTAATCAAACCGATATTGGGCGTAAAGTGAAGTTAAAAAACCCAGCCATCCGTAACATTCCTAGTAGTAATGCAGCAATTGTAAACAAACGTGATTCTATCTATAGCAACAATACTGTGAATAAGTCATCCTCCGTAGCAGCAAGCCAGCTATCATCTAATAATAGTGTTAATAATTATAACAACTTAGCAACATCACCAAAACTAGTTAAAGCGAATGGTCTGCACCAGTCGtcccaacagcaacagccgcctcagcagcaacagcaaccgcaacaacagcagcagcagcagccgctgcTGCAACAAAATAATCAATCGCAACAACCAACTCAGTTGCTTCCGGTGCAGCCAAAGCCCGGGTATCAACATACCGTGCACGATCCACCTCAtacgcagcagcaacagaagctGTCGGAAAATGGGAACGTCCAAAATAGGGTAGCTAATGGGCGCAAGACTGCAAATGCCGATTACATGAAGTGCAACATAAA AGAGCGTCTCATCCACATGCTAGCATTGAAGCCATACAAGCGGCCGGAGTTGGTTGTGAAATTGCAGCAAG ATGGTGTGCGCAAGGAAGAGATGAAATGTACTCAGCAAATACTAAAAACCATATCCAGCAGTCGAGATGGTGTGCTTATACTACATCGGAATATTTGGAACGAGGTGCAGGACGATTGGCCTTTTTACTCGGAACAGGATCGACAGGCCGTGAAGCG GAGAAGGCCTCAAAATTTGACGCCTCCGCTTAGCTCCGATGGTGGCTCGTCGACTTCCGGTCAGAGCCCTTCCAGTACACACAACGGGAACAGTCCACAATCGGGTACCAAACGAACTGTTCTGGCCGGTAGTGAAGAAATCGGCTCAACACCCACATCCAAAAAGCAACGCATCAGTCATTACAAGAAAGATACCAATTCGGATCATACGAG ACCTAATCTAACGCCTAACGCCCAGGAAACGGAAGATGGTGTTAGTTTGAGTTACTCACTCGTATCGAACGATGTTGCCAAACGGATAGAATCGTCAGTGTGTGAGACGGAGGCAGAACGGGAACCATTCGATACCGGCTATCTGGACGGTGCGCAGCAGATGAACGGCGGGGGAGAAGATGATTTTGT GAACCAATTCACAAGGATAACATCAGTTGAGCAACGGCGTAGATACAAGACTGAATTTGACAACGAATACAAGGAATACCGGCGACTGCATGAAGTGTTAGAGAATGCTTCGAGGAAATTTGCTCAGTACGAAGATGATCTGCTCCACGAACCGAAAGATACGCAACGATACAAG GaaattcaaatgaaaattttgaaagaaTACGagaaaagtattaaaaatgttaaatttcaACAGGACAAAGAGCg GTTTAACTATCTACACAAGAAATTGTCCCATATCAAGCTACTCGTTCGTGATTACGATACTTCGTTAACGAACGGTTCGGGCAGGCCGCAGGAGAATTACTGA
- the LOC128305199 gene encoding RNA polymerase II elongation factor Ell isoform X1, with product MAALCAGSYGLSQQGSLNDENKELIFVKLTDSALRAIEEFQRNQAKLGTSHNPSIQFLQNGQGFLSFPSGGNNVQKFNFSITDIDTGSIECIQQAQGQLQNMGHIPHKMRIHANDDVYETTRHRLAAAEENQKNKCTREIKPNQTDIGRKVKLKNPAIRNIPSSNAAIVNKRDSIYSNNTVNKSSSVAASQLSSNNSVNNYNNLATSPKLVKANGLHQSSQQQQPPQQQQQPQQQQQQQPLLQQNNQSQQPTQLLPVQPKPGYQHTVHDPPHTQQQQKLSENGNVQNRVANGRKTANADYMKCNIKERLIHMLALKPYKRPELVVKLQQDGVRKEEMKCTQQILKTISSSRDGVLILHRNIWNEVQDDWPFYSEQDRQAVKRRRPQNLTPPLSSDGGSSTSGQSPSSTHNGNSPQSGTKRTVLAGSEEIGSTPTSKKQRISHYKKDTNSDHTRRGITDSRDSSNMNPRSREQDDHNNHHHHNHHQHHHHSIRSSHYYGPNLTPNAQETEDGVSLSYSLVSNDVAKRIESSVCETEAEREPFDTGYLDGAQQMNGGGEDDFVNQFTRITSVEQRRRYKTEFDNEYKEYRRLHEVLENASRKFAQYEDDLLHEPKDTQRYKEIQMKILKEYEKSIKNVKFQQDKERFNYLHKKLSHIKLLVRDYDTSLTNGSGRPQENY from the exons GCAAAATTAGGTACTTCCCACAACCCATCGATACAGTTTCTGCAGAATGGGCAAGGCTTTCTATCGTTTCCTTCCGGCGGCAACAATGTGCAGAAGTTTAACTTCTCCATTACCGACATCGACACCGGTTCGATTGAGTGCATTCAGCAGGCCCAGGGCCAGCTACAAAATATGGGCCATATTCCACACAAAATGCGGATACACGCGAACGACGATGTGTACGAAACGACGAGGCATCGACTGGCGGCCGCCGAAGAAAATCAAAAGAACAAATG CACTAGGGAAATCAAACCTAATCAAACCGATATTGGGCGTAAAGTGAAGTTAAAAAACCCAGCCATCCGTAACATTCCTAGTAGTAATGCAGCAATTGTAAACAAACGTGATTCTATCTATAGCAACAATACTGTGAATAAGTCATCCTCCGTAGCAGCAAGCCAGCTATCATCTAATAATAGTGTTAATAATTATAACAACTTAGCAACATCACCAAAACTAGTTAAAGCGAATGGTCTGCACCAGTCGtcccaacagcaacagccgcctcagcagcaacagcaaccgcaacaacagcagcagcagcagccgctgcTGCAACAAAATAATCAATCGCAACAACCAACTCAGTTGCTTCCGGTGCAGCCAAAGCCCGGGTATCAACATACCGTGCACGATCCACCTCAtacgcagcagcaacagaagctGTCGGAAAATGGGAACGTCCAAAATAGGGTAGCTAATGGGCGCAAGACTGCAAATGCCGATTACATGAAGTGCAACATAAA AGAGCGTCTCATCCACATGCTAGCATTGAAGCCATACAAGCGGCCGGAGTTGGTTGTGAAATTGCAGCAAG ATGGTGTGCGCAAGGAAGAGATGAAATGTACTCAGCAAATACTAAAAACCATATCCAGCAGTCGAGATGGTGTGCTTATACTACATCGGAATATTTGGAACGAGGTGCAGGACGATTGGCCTTTTTACTCGGAACAGGATCGACAGGCCGTGAAGCG GAGAAGGCCTCAAAATTTGACGCCTCCGCTTAGCTCCGATGGTGGCTCGTCGACTTCCGGTCAGAGCCCTTCCAGTACACACAACGGGAACAGTCCACAATCGGGTACCAAACGAACTGTTCTGGCCGGTAGTGAAGAAATCGGCTCAACACCCACATCCAAAAAGCAACGCATCAGTCATTACAAGAAAGATACCAATTCGGATCATACGAG GCGCGGCATTACAGATTCCAGAGACAGTAGTAATATGAATCCACGATCGAGGGAACAAGATGATCACAacaatcaccaccaccacaaccaccaccaacatcatcatcattccatACGTTCGTCGCACTATTACGG ACCTAATCTAACGCCTAACGCCCAGGAAACGGAAGATGGTGTTAGTTTGAGTTACTCACTCGTATCGAACGATGTTGCCAAACGGATAGAATCGTCAGTGTGTGAGACGGAGGCAGAACGGGAACCATTCGATACCGGCTATCTGGACGGTGCGCAGCAGATGAACGGCGGGGGAGAAGATGATTTTGT GAACCAATTCACAAGGATAACATCAGTTGAGCAACGGCGTAGATACAAGACTGAATTTGACAACGAATACAAGGAATACCGGCGACTGCATGAAGTGTTAGAGAATGCTTCGAGGAAATTTGCTCAGTACGAAGATGATCTGCTCCACGAACCGAAAGATACGCAACGATACAAG GaaattcaaatgaaaattttgaaagaaTACGagaaaagtattaaaaatgttaaatttcaACAGGACAAAGAGCg GTTTAACTATCTACACAAGAAATTGTCCCATATCAAGCTACTCGTTCGTGATTACGATACTTCGTTAACGAACGGTTCGGGCAGGCCGCAGGAGAATTACTGA